Proteins from a genomic interval of Haemorhous mexicanus isolate bHaeMex1 chromosome Z, bHaeMex1.pri, whole genome shotgun sequence:
- the NUP155 gene encoding nuclear pore complex protein Nup155, which yields MPAATSTAAPAAQEALEIAGRIIDRQIQDDRCYPDLSELLAVPAPGSPTVSGMSDMDYPLQGPGLLSIPNLPEISSVRRVPLPPELVEQFGHMQCNCMMGVFPEISRAWLTIDSDIFMWNYEDGGDLAYFDGLSETILAVGLVKPKAGIFQPHVRHLLVLATPVDIVILGLHCSNIQSGTGSLNDSMSGGMQLLPDPLYSLPTDNTYILAITSTDNGRIFLAGKDGCLYEVAYQAEAGWFSQRCRKINHSKSALSFLIPSLLQFTFSEDDPVVQIAIDNSRNILYTRSEKGVLQVYDLGQDGQGMTRVTSLSQNAIVSAAGSIARTIDRSVFKPIIQIAVIENSESIDCQLLAITHAGVRLYFSTSQFKHPTARPSMLTLVHVRLPPGFSASSNVEKPAKVHRALYSKGVLLMAASENEDNDILWCVNHDSFPFQKPMMETQMTTRVDGHSWALSAIDEFKVQKIVTPLNKDIIPITDSPVVVQQHMLPPKKFVLLSAQGSVMFHKLRPVDQLRHLLVSNTGGDGEEIERFFKLHQEDQACATCLILACSNAACDREVSAWATRAFFRYGGEAQMRFPSALPPPSNVGPILGSPVSAGTPLTVDSPYSNPSILTSGQGLQPPAMSTPIFPPGNSMSHPGTSISGMMGPEIVFSGRHNGICIYFARIIGNIWDGSIVVERVFKSGNREIVAIESSVPSRMLECVLQELKGLQEFLDRNSQFATVGALGNPSFSTPANLQQRLLGFMRPDGGSSQQVQQELQRKYHAEAQLTEKTSLQGIQQLVRKTCQALALWKLLCEHQFSVAVGELQKELQEQLKVTAFKDLVIRDRELTGALIASLINCYIRDNAAVDGIIAHLQDICPLLYSTDDAVCSKANELLQRSRQAQSKMEKEKMLRESLKEYQKISNQVDLPNVCAQYRQVRFYEGVVELSLTAAEKKDPQGLGLHFYKNGEPEEDVVGLQAFQERLNSYKCITDTLQELVNQSKAAPQSPSVPKKPGPPLLSSDPNMLSNEEAGHHFEQMLKLAQRSTDELFSIALYNWLIQADLADKLLQVTAPFLEPYLVRMTKIDQNKVRYMDLLWRYFEKNRNFSNAARVLAKLADLHSTEISLQQRLEYIARAILSAKSSTAISSLAADGEFLHELEEKMEVARIQLQIQETLQRQYSHHSSVQDAISQLDAELMDITKLYGEFADPFKLSECKLAIIHCAGHSDPILVQTLWQEVIEKELSDSVSLSPADRMQALCLKLALLGKIYAGTPRYFPLDFLVQFLEQQVCTLNWDVGFVTYTMQEIGVPLPRLLEVYDQLFKARDPYWSRMKKPLHLLECIHVLLSGYVQDPSRVPMRRRFTNVCLDAVSCYLVELQSMSPTLMVQTTIGNFKSLQAKLERLH from the exons ATGCCAGCCGCCACAAGCACGGCCGCGCCTGCTGCGCAGGAGGCGCTGGAGATCGCCGGCCGCATCATTGACCGGCAGATCCAGGACGACCGCTGCTACCCGGACTTGTCGGAGCTGCTGGCGGTGCCGGCGCCAG GTAGCCCTACTGTATCTGGTATGTCAGATATGGATTATCCTTTACAAGGACCAGGTTTGCTGTCAATACCCAATCTTCCGGAAATCAGCTCAGTCCGCCGAGTCCCACTTCCACCAGAGCTAGTGGAGCAGTTTGGAC ATATGCAGTGCAATTGTATGATGGGAGTATTTCCAGAGATAAGCAGAGCTTGGCTGACCATTGACAGTGACATCTTTATGTGGAACTATGAGGATGG AGGAGATCTGGCTTATTTTGATGGCCTCAGTGAAACTATTCTTGCAGTGGGCCTAGTAAAGCCAAAGGCAG gtaTCTTCCAGCCTCATGTACGACACTTACTTGTCCTGGCTACTCCTGTGGATATTGTGATTTTAGGGCTTCATTGTTCTAATATACAATCAG GTACTGGATCACTCAATGACAGCATGTCTGGAGGAATGCAGCTGCTACCAGATCCTCTGTATTCACTCCCTACTGACAACACCTACATCCTGGCAATCACATCCACTGATAACGGGAGGATCTTCCTGGCAGGAAAAGATGGCTGCTTGTATGAAGTAGCATACCAG GCTGAAGCAGGCTGGTTTAGCCAGCGCTGTAGAAAAATTAATCATTCAAAGAGTGCGCTGTCTTTTCTTATTCCTTCATTGCTACAGTTCACATTCTCAGAGGATG aTCCTGTAGTTCAAATTGCCATTGACAACTCTCGAAATATCTTGTACACCCGCTCAGAAAAAGGAGTCCTGCAG GTTTATGATTTGGGGCAAGATGGTCAAGGAATGACCAGAGTTACTTCTCTTTCACAAAATGCTATCGtttctgctgcagggagcatTGCCAG aacaatTGATCGTTCTGTATTTAAGCCAATTATTCAAATAGCAGTGATTGAAAATTCTGAATCCATAGACTGTCAACTACTAGCAATCACACATGCAG GTGTCCGACTGTATTTTAGTACGTCACAATTTAAACATCCAACAGCTCGTCCTTCTATGTTAACCTTGGTCCATGTCCGTTTGCCACCTGGATTTTCAGCCTCTTCAAATGTAGAGAAGCCTGCAAAGGTTCACAGAGCTCTTTATAGCAAAG GGGTCCTGCTGATGGCAGCTTCAGAAAATGAAGATAATGACATCCTGTGGTGTGTCAATCATGattctttcccttttcaaaaGCCAATGATGGAAACACAG ATGACGACCCGTGTTGATGGACATTCCTGGGCTCTTTCTGCTATTGATGAATTTAAAGTTCAGAAGATTGTAACACCACTAAATAAAGACATTATTCCCATAACTGATTCACCTGTTGTTGTGCAGCAACACATGCTGCCACCTAAGAAATTTGTTCTGCTTTCAGCCCAA GGAAGTGTTATGTTTCATAAACTCAGACCTGTTGATCAGCTGCGGCATCTGCTTGTGAGCAATACAGGTGGAGATGGAGAGGAGATTGAGAGATTTTTCAAGTTGCATCAG GAGGATCAGGCCTGTGCCACTTGCCTTATTTTGGCCTGTTCTAATGCTGCATGTGATAGAGAAGTATCTGCCTGGGCTACTCGAGCATTCTTCAG GTATGGTGGAGAAGCACAAATGAGATTTCCatcagctctgcctcctcccagcaACGTTGGACCTATTTTGGGTTCTCCTGTTTCTGCAG GTACCCCTTTGACTGTTGATAGTCCATATTCTAATCCTAGCATTTTGACATCTGGGCAAG GTTTACAACCTCCTGCTATGTCaactcccatttttcctcctggaaatTCCATGTCTCACCCTGGTACATCCATTAGCGGAATGATGGGTCCCGAGATAGTGTTTTCTGGAAGACACAATGGCATCTGCATATACTTTGCCCGGATTATAGG aaatatttgggATGGCAGTATAGTCGTGGAAAGAGTTTTCAAAAGTGGCAATCGAGAAATTGTTGCA ATAGAAAGCAGTGTTCCATCCCGTATGCTGGAATGTGTGTTACAAGAGCTAAAAGGTTTACAAGAATTTTTGGATAGAAATTCACAGTTTGCTACAGTAGGAGCACTTGGAAACCCAAG tttTAGCACACCAGCCAATCTACAACAGAGACTCCTGGGTTTTATGCGGCCTGATGGTGGAAGTTCTCAGCAAGTCCAGCAAGAACTCCAAAGGAAATATCATG CTGAGGCACAGCTAACTGAGAAGACCTCACTTCAAGGTATCCAGCAGCTTGTTCGCAAAACCTGCCAGGCACTGGCTTTATGGAAGTTGCTATGTGAGCACCAATTCAGTGTTGCTGTAGGTGAGCTTCAGAAG GAACTTCAAGAACAGCTAAAGGTTACTGCTTTTAAAGATTTGGTGATTAGAGATAGAGAGTTGACTGGAGCACTCATTGCCTCTCTTATAAACTGTTACATCAGAGATAATGCGGCTGTGGATGGAATCATTGCCCATTTGCAAGATATCTGCCCTCTTCTTTATAGCACTGATGATGCTGTGTGTTCAAAG gCAAATGAACTTCTTCAGCGATCTCGACAAGCTcaaagcaaaatggaaaaagagaagatgCTGAGGGAGTCACTGAAAGAGTACCAGAAGATCAGCAATCAAGTAGATCTTCCTAATGTTTGTGCACAGTACAGGCAGG TGCGTTTCTATGAGGGAGTAGTAGAGCTCTCTCTTACAGCAGCTGAAAAGAAAGATCCCCAAGGTCTTGGCCTTCATTTCTATAAAAATGGAGAACCAGAAGAAGATGTTGTTGGACTCCAAGCTTTTCAAGAAAG ATTGAACAGCTACAAGTGTATCACTGACACCCTTCAAGAGTTAGTGAACCAAAGTAAAGCTGCTCCTCAGTCTCCCAGCGTACCCAAAAAGCCAGGTCCTCCGCTGTTATCATCTGACCCCAACATGTTAAGCAATGAAGAAGCTGGACATCAT TTTGAACAAATGCTAAAGCTGGCTCAGCGTTCAACAGATGAGCTCTTCAGTATTGCACTTTACAATTGGTTGATACAGGCTGACTTGGCGGACAAGCTGTTACAG GTTACTGCCCCCTTTTTGGAGCCCTACCTGGTGCGGATGACCAAGATTGACCAAAACAAAGTCCGCTATATGGATTTACTCTGGAGatactttgaaaaaaacagaaattttagTAATGCTGCCAGAGTCTTGGCTAAGCTGGCAGACCTCCATAG cacagaaatttcTCTTCAGCAGCGACTTGAATACATTGCACGTGCCATTTTGAGTGCCAAAAGTTCCACTGCCATATCCTCTTTAGCTGCAGATGGTGAATTCCTACATGAACtagaagagaaaatggaa GTTGCAAGGATCCAGCTTCAAATACAAGAAACATTACAGCGGCAGTATTCCCATCATTCTTCAGTACAAGATGCAATCTCCCAGCTTGATGCTGAGCTGATGGATATAACCAAG ctgtatGGAGAATTTGCTGACCCTTTTAAGCTCTCAGAGTGTAAGCTTGCAATTATACATTGTGCAGGTCATTCTGATCCTATCTTGGTGCAAACTCTCTGGCAAGAAGTCATTGAAAAGG aGTTGAGTGACAGTGTATCTCTGAGCCCTGCTGACAGAATGCAAGCGCTTTGTCTGAAGCTGGCATTGCTTGGAAAGATCTATGCTGGCACACCTCGCTACTTTCCTTTAG ATTTTCTAGTGCAGTTTCTAGAGCAACAAGTCTGCACTTTGAACTGGGATGTAGGTTTTGTAACATACACCATGCAAGAAATTGGAGTGCCATTGCCAAGGCTGCTTGAAGTGTATGACCAGCTGTTCAAAGCACGG gatCCATATTGGAGTAGAATGAAAAAGCCTTTGCACCTCTTGGAGTGCATCCACGTATTACTGTCAGGATATGTACAGGATCCAAGCAGAGTACCTATGAG GCGACGATTCACTAATGTTTGTTTGGATGCTGTTAGTTGCTACCTGGTTGAACTTCAGTCTATGAGCCCCACACTAATGGTGCAGACTACTATTGGGAATTTTAAATCTCTACAGGCCAAGTTAGAACGGCTTCACTGA